The Nocardioides ginsengisegetis region GACAGCATGACGGTCCGCGAACGTCCCGAACAACGCGAAGTTGGCGTCGCTGTCGGCGACGGTGTGCCCCTGCTCGCGCAGCCAGGCCACGGTCGCGTCCCGCTCGGTGCGCAGGTCGTCGACCCGGCCGAGCAGCTCGGGGGCGTGCCGCAGGGCCGCGAGCGCGACCGCCTGGGTGACGGCGGAGAGGTGGTACGGCAGGCGTACGACGCGGATCGCGTCGCAGATCTCCGGGGCCGCGGCGAGGTAGCCGAGCCGGGCGCCGGCCAGCGCGAACGCCTTGGACATCGTGCGCGACACGACCAGGTTGCGGTGGTCCGGCAGCAGCTCGAGGGCGCTGGGGGTGCCGCTGCGGCGGAACTCGCCGTACGCCTCGTCGACGACCAGCACGCCGCCGTCGCCGACGGCCTCACACAGGCCCGCCACCGCCTCGGGCGGCAGGGCCGTGCCCGTCGGGTTGTTCGGTGACGGGAGCAGCACGACGCTCGGCCGGACCTCCTCGACCAGGGCGTGCGCCTTGTCGAGGTCGAGGGAGAAGTCGCTCTCGCGGTGGCCGGTGACCCACTCGGTCATCGTGTCCCGGGCGTACTCGGGATACATGGAGTACGTCGGCGCGAAGCTCAGCGCCGTGCGCCCCGGGCCGCCGAACGCCTGGAGCAGCTGGAGCATGACCTCGTTGGAGCCGTTGGCGGCCCACACCTGCTCGGGCGCGATGCCGTGCGGGGTGTCGCGCGAGAGGTAGCCGGCCAGCGCGGTCCGGAGCTCGGTGAACTCGCGGTCGGGGTAGCGGTTGAGCGACCCCGCGGCCTCGGCGACCGCGGTCGCGATGTCCGCGACGCAGGCCGGCGAGGGGCCGTAGGGGTTCTCGTTGACGTTGAGCTGCACGGGCAGGTCGAGCTGCGGGGCGCCGTAGGGCGCCAGGCCGCGCAGCTCCTCGCGGAGCGGCGGGAAGTCGGTCATGACGTCTCGACAGGCTCGACGACCGAGGGGAACCGGACGCGGACCGCGGCACCGTGACCCGGCAGGTCCTCGGCCTCGGCGAGGGTGATGACGTGGTCAGCCACCTCGGCGAGGGCCTCGCGGGAGTAGTCCACGACGTGCACCGACTTGGTGAACGCGCGCACCGACAGACCCGAGGAGTGGCACGCGCAGCCACCCGTGGGCAGGACGTGGTTGGACCCGGCGCAGTAGTCACCCAGCGACACCGGCGCGTGCGGGCCGACGAAGATCGCGCCCGCGTTGCGGACCCGGGCCGCCCAGCCGGCAGCGTCCTCGGTGTGGATCTCGAGGTGCTCCGCGGCATACGCGTTGACCACGTCGAGGCCCTGCTCGAGGTCGTCGACCAGGACGATGCCCGACTGCGCCCCGGACAGGGCCGTGGTGATCCGGTCGGTGTGCTTGGTCGCGAAGACCTGCTTGTCCAGCTCGGCCTCGACCTCGCCCGCCAGCCGCTCGGAGGGCGTGACGAGCACGGCGCCGGCCAGCGGGTCGTGCTCGGCCTGGCTGACCAGGTCGGCGGCGACGTACGACGCATCGGCGCTGTCGTCGGCCAGGATCGCGATCTCGGTGGGGCCGGCCTCGGAGTCGATGCCGACCTCGCCCTTGAGCAGCCGCTTGGCCGTGACGGTGTAGATGTTGCCCGGACCGGTGACCAGGTCGACGCGACGGCACGGACCGGTGCCGAGCGCGAACATCGCGATCGACTGGGCACCGCCCACGGCGTAGACCTCCTCGACGCCGAGCAGCGCGCACGCAGCCAGGATCGTCGGGTGCGGCAGCCCCCCGAACTCCTTCTGGGGAGGCGAGGCCAGCGCGATCGAGGTGACCCCCGCGGTCTGGGCGGGGACGACGTTCATGAGCACGCTGGAGACCAGTGGTGCGAGGCCACCTGGGACGTAGAGGCCGACGCGGTCGACCGGCACCTTGCGGTGGGTCACCCGGGCGCCGTCGCCCAGCTCGGTGGTGACGTCGTGCTCGAGCTCGGCCTCGCAGGTGGCGCGGAGCCGGCGGACCGACTCCTCGAGGCCGGCGCGGATCGCCGGGTCGAGCTCGGCGAGGGCGGAGTCGAGCGCGGCCTGAGGCACGCGGATGTCCTCGACGACGACGCCGTCGAACTTCTCGGTCAGCTCGCGGATCGCGTCGAGCCCGCGCGTGCGTACCGCCTCGATGATCGGGAGGACGGCATGGGTCGCGGCCTCGACGTCGAACTCGGCGCGCGGCACGGCGGCGCGGTAGTCGACGGGAGCCGCGCCCTCGGCGGCGGCTCCACGCAGGTCGATCCGGCGAATCATGCCCTGATTCTACGGACGCGGCTCGCCGCGCCCGAACCGGCGACGACGCATGGACGGGCCGCTGCGCGGGTTGGTTGCTTGTCGCCCGCTTCGCGGGCGGGTTGCCGCTGCGCGGGGCTGCCTTCCCGGGACATCTCGGCGCGGGGTGGTGGGGCCGGACGGTCGCTCCCACGTCGACGATGCGAGTCCCTATGCTCGCCGCGTCGCTCGCCACGGCGTGGGTTTCCTGCCGGGCCGCCGCTGGGCGGCGCCGCGCCTCCCTTTGACGGGACCTCGCATCGTCGCCGCGTGCGCGCCCGCCCGTCCCCACGGCTCGCCGCCCGGCTCCCGGGCGGGCGGGGGTCAAGGGTCGCCACCTGACTCGTCTTGGGCTGACGCGGCATGTCCCCTGTCCTGCGGCAGCGCAGCCACGGTGGTCGACCGGACCTTGTTCCCCGCCCGCCCGAGAGCCCGGGGACGGCCCGGGGACGGCGGGGCGAGCACGCGGGCCCCTCGCGAGGTCCCGTAAAAGGTCGGCGTGGCGCCGCCGACGGCGAACACGGAAGGAAACCACCTGTAGCGGCGACACGGCGACCCAAGGGACTCGCGAGGGGACCGTGGGAGCGCCCCGTCGGCCCCACCCCGTAGCCCGACCTCCCGGGAAGGCAACCCCGCGCAGCGGCAACCGGCCCGCGAAGCGGGCGACAAGCGAGCCGCGCCAGCGAAGCTGGCGCGATCGCCTAGGTTGGTCGTGTGAGCACGACTCTCCCGATGTTCCCGCTCAACGCGGTGCTGTTCCCGGGGGTCAGTGTGCCGCTG contains the following coding sequences:
- a CDS encoding histidinol-phosphate transaminase → MTDFPPLREELRGLAPYGAPQLDLPVQLNVNENPYGPSPACVADIATAVAEAAGSLNRYPDREFTELRTALAGYLSRDTPHGIAPEQVWAANGSNEVMLQLLQAFGGPGRTALSFAPTYSMYPEYARDTMTEWVTGHRESDFSLDLDKAHALVEEVRPSVVLLPSPNNPTGTALPPEAVAGLCEAVGDGGVLVVDEAYGEFRRSGTPSALELLPDHRNLVVSRTMSKAFALAGARLGYLAAAPEICDAIRVVRLPYHLSAVTQAVALAALRHAPELLGRVDDLRTERDATVAWLREQGHTVADSDANFALFGTFADRHAVWKGLVDRGVLIREVGPDGWLRVSIGTPAEMTAFKQALTAVTEEGLT
- the hisD gene encoding histidinol dehydrogenase — its product is MIRRIDLRGAAAEGAAPVDYRAAVPRAEFDVEAATHAVLPIIEAVRTRGLDAIRELTEKFDGVVVEDIRVPQAALDSALAELDPAIRAGLEESVRRLRATCEAELEHDVTTELGDGARVTHRKVPVDRVGLYVPGGLAPLVSSVLMNVVPAQTAGVTSIALASPPQKEFGGLPHPTILAACALLGVEEVYAVGGAQSIAMFALGTGPCRRVDLVTGPGNIYTVTAKRLLKGEVGIDSEAGPTEIAILADDSADASYVAADLVSQAEHDPLAGAVLVTPSERLAGEVEAELDKQVFATKHTDRITTALSGAQSGIVLVDDLEQGLDVVNAYAAEHLEIHTEDAAGWAARVRNAGAIFVGPHAPVSLGDYCAGSNHVLPTGGCACHSSGLSVRAFTKSVHVVDYSREALAEVADHVITLAEAEDLPGHGAAVRVRFPSVVEPVETS